Proteins encoded in a region of the Thermoanaerobaculia bacterium genome:
- a CDS encoding O-antigen ligase family protein, translated as MAEAVLSRPAPDRRFARREADAAFWTRAIVVVTLLLWAAGLVIGFERALAAVTLVGFAAAIAGLARPALGLMGIGVLCAVDGFARSILAGGRIFRWNTFNYWLLVVMLLNLPGLVRLRDVHSRLLAIFILVLGLGVVISPLKSEGIETTLSAATSFGILVYALRAGRSRNAWLGLAATTGTAAAAASFVFLLQRDRFPSVNPNVWVFCPLTGIFAIAIGFTAARRPRTQLALGVIATIDMVWVFLTGSRGGIALALLAMGYLLFAMRGGGARLAAIAAGVLLVSLLTARFAGLDEYSRRRVDKILDAQEGLRERTSGRSDLVLGAWYMFRDHPLGVGTGGFAPSWSKLGIRKGMTDYAYGAAKEAHAAWAKTLAENGAIGFALLFAYVVSFAAAGLRRPPARSLAFLTSAVLFAAFFSTEFAGKGLWLLAGSATALLAYFPRVAGTAAARAASARVAAGGAR; from the coding sequence TTGGCTGAAGCCGTGCTTTCCCGGCCGGCGCCGGATCGCCGTTTCGCGCGCCGCGAAGCCGACGCCGCGTTCTGGACGCGGGCGATCGTCGTCGTCACGCTCCTCCTCTGGGCGGCCGGGCTCGTGATCGGGTTCGAGCGGGCGCTCGCGGCCGTGACGCTCGTCGGGTTCGCCGCGGCGATCGCGGGCCTCGCGCGCCCGGCGCTCGGTCTCATGGGAATCGGCGTGCTCTGCGCGGTCGACGGGTTCGCCCGCTCGATCCTCGCGGGCGGACGGATCTTCCGCTGGAACACGTTCAACTACTGGCTCCTCGTCGTCATGCTGCTGAACCTGCCCGGGCTCGTGAGGCTCCGCGACGTTCACTCGCGGCTCCTCGCGATCTTCATCCTCGTCCTCGGTCTCGGCGTCGTGATCAGCCCCCTCAAGAGCGAAGGGATCGAGACGACGCTGTCCGCCGCGACGTCCTTCGGGATCCTCGTCTACGCCCTTCGCGCCGGCCGGAGCCGGAACGCCTGGCTCGGCCTCGCCGCAACGACGGGAACGGCGGCGGCCGCGGCGAGCTTCGTGTTCCTCCTCCAGCGCGACCGCTTTCCGTCCGTCAACCCGAACGTGTGGGTGTTCTGCCCGCTCACGGGCATCTTCGCGATCGCGATCGGCTTCACCGCCGCGCGGCGCCCGCGGACGCAGCTCGCGCTCGGGGTGATCGCGACGATCGACATGGTCTGGGTGTTCCTGACGGGGAGCCGCGGCGGGATCGCCCTCGCCCTCCTCGCGATGGGCTATCTCCTCTTCGCGATGCGCGGGGGGGGCGCGCGGCTCGCCGCGATCGCGGCCGGCGTCCTCCTCGTGTCGCTGCTGACGGCGCGGTTCGCGGGGCTCGACGAGTACAGCCGCCGGCGCGTGGACAAGATCCTCGACGCGCAGGAGGGACTGCGGGAGCGGACGAGCGGACGCTCCGACCTCGTCCTCGGCGCGTGGTACATGTTCCGCGACCATCCTCTCGGCGTCGGGACGGGCGGGTTCGCGCCGAGCTGGTCGAAGCTGGGGATTCGCAAGGGGATGACCGACTACGCGTACGGCGCCGCGAAGGAGGCGCACGCCGCGTGGGCGAAAACGCTCGCGGAGAACGGGGCGATCGGTTTCGCGCTTCTCTTCGCGTACGTCGTCTCTTTCGCCGCGGCGGGCCTCCGGCGCCCGCCGGCGCGTTCGCTCGCCTTCCTGACGTCGGCGGTGCTCTTCGCGGCGTTCTTCTCGACGGAGTTCGCCGGAAAGGGGCT